One genomic region from Muriicola soli encodes:
- a CDS encoding XRE family transcriptional regulator has product MENELTIKRFTDLRRELEYTQAEFAALLGVSNTTADIERGRTKLSGKVVANLLKQFKINPLWLYGESEQQYIEASNTSVIPKVVTVDSSDRENMVLVNAKAAAGYPQNIHDTSWYRQLPAFDLPIPEFRNATYRGFQVEGDSMLPNLKPGEWVLAKAVEDLSEVNTNKVYVVVLQDSVMVKKIERPPNTNKVILISLNETYPPYEIEPYQIQELWQVSSKITFGVDATTENGLLRQLQQSMEELKRQLKAS; this is encoded by the coding sequence ATGGAGAATGAACTTACCATAAAGAGGTTTACCGATCTAAGACGCGAATTAGAGTACACCCAGGCAGAATTTGCTGCTTTGTTAGGCGTCTCAAATACTACAGCCGATATAGAAAGGGGGCGGACAAAACTTTCAGGAAAGGTAGTCGCCAACCTATTAAAACAGTTTAAAATAAATCCTCTTTGGCTCTACGGAGAGAGTGAGCAACAGTACATAGAAGCCTCTAACACCAGTGTCATTCCTAAAGTGGTAACCGTTGATAGCTCGGACAGGGAAAATATGGTTTTGGTTAATGCCAAGGCAGCAGCCGGTTACCCACAGAACATTCACGACACCAGCTGGTATAGACAATTGCCGGCATTTGATTTGCCGATTCCCGAGTTCCGCAATGCGACCTACAGGGGATTTCAGGTAGAAGGAGACAGCATGCTCCCTAATCTAAAGCCCGGAGAATGGGTACTTGCAAAGGCAGTAGAAGATTTAAGCGAGGTAAACACCAACAAAGTTTATGTGGTAGTACTTCAGGACTCTGTAATGGTCAAAAAGATAGAACGTCCACCCAATACTAATAAGGTGATCTTGATTTCCTTAAATGAGACCTATCCGCCATATGAAATAGAACCCTATCAGATCCAGGAGCTGTGGCAGGTGAGTAGTAAAATTACTTTTGGCGTTGATGCCACAACTGAAAATGGCCTCCTGCGTCAGTTACAGCAATCCATGGAGGAATTAAAGAGGCAATTAAAGGCTTCTTAA
- a CDS encoding ACP phosphodiesterase, with product MNFLAHIYLSFDDEEISLGNFIADSIRGNRFSHFPERIQKGIILHRAIDTYTDAHPTHRRSSKRLHPTQGHYSRVVVDVFYDHFLAKNWEVYSKEDLRAYAEQFYKLLKDNYPILPEPTKHLMPYMIRDNWLYNYASIEGIDRVLNGLFRRTGKKSRMNKAVKDLEMHYDLFESEFTDFFEDLIIFSREKLNSLNKH from the coding sequence ATGAATTTTCTAGCTCATATATATTTGTCATTCGACGATGAAGAGATCAGTCTGGGGAATTTCATCGCTGATAGCATCAGGGGCAATCGCTTTAGCCATTTTCCTGAACGAATTCAGAAGGGAATAATTCTACACAGAGCAATTGACACCTACACCGATGCCCATCCCACACACAGACGCAGCAGCAAACGTCTACATCCCACCCAGGGACACTACAGCCGTGTGGTCGTCGATGTTTTTTACGATCATTTTCTGGCTAAAAACTGGGAAGTGTATTCAAAAGAAGACTTAAGGGCTTATGCTGAGCAGTTTTACAAATTATTAAAGGACAACTACCCAATTCTTCCCGAGCCCACCAAACACTTAATGCCCTACATGATCAGGGACAATTGGTTGTACAATTATGCATCAATTGAAGGAATCGATCGGGTTCTCAATGGATTGTTCAGAAGGACAGGCAAGAAAAGCAGGATGAACAAGGCAGTAAAAGACCTGGAAATGCACTATGATCTTTTTGAATCCGAATTCACCGACTTTTTTGAAGATTTAATTATCTTTTCCCGGGAGAAATTGAATTCCCTCAATAAACATTGA
- the ggt gene encoding gamma-glutamyltransferase, with product MTDISNSKSRIIFRPMLFAALSLLLVTGISCRKSPASPTGLVTEKAMVVSAREEASAIGVEILREGGNAFDAMVATELALAVAYPYAGNLGGGGFMVYRKSNGDVGALDYREKAPLSATADMYLDSLGNVIPGLSTRGATAVGVPGTVAGVFEVHEKMGSLPLEKLLEPVIALAERGVIVTENQENRLERYRDQIIEISGEETFFFTKCRVGDTLKYPSLANTLRRIKNNGRDEFYKGETAKKLAAFIQERGGYLTEEDLAKYQAVWRQPVIFNYKDLRIISMSPPSSGGVTINQIFKMIEPYDIGDYEHNSGEAIQLLTESFRRAYADRNFYLGDPDFVEIPLDFLLKEDYLHQRMSDFTFDKATKSESVSHGTVEILESAETTHYSIVDEMGNAVSVTTTLNGAYGSKLYCDELGFFLNNEMDDFSSKPGTPNMFGLIGAEANSIAPEKRMLSSMTPTIVEKDGKLWLVVGTPGGSTIITAVAQTILNTYEFNLSMQEAVEAPRFHHQWLPDYIIFEPDGFPEETKEFLRSKGYLINEERTPVIGKVDAIRILPDGRMEGGADPRGDDTAVGY from the coding sequence ATGACCGATATATCCAATTCTAAAAGTAGAATTATTTTTAGGCCGATGCTGTTCGCAGCCTTGTCGTTGCTGCTCGTAACAGGTATCAGTTGTCGCAAGTCCCCTGCTTCACCCACCGGATTGGTTACCGAAAAAGCCATGGTAGTTTCGGCACGGGAAGAGGCCTCAGCAATAGGCGTGGAAATTTTACGGGAAGGTGGTAACGCTTTTGATGCCATGGTTGCCACAGAACTCGCCCTGGCCGTAGCCTATCCCTATGCAGGAAACCTGGGCGGAGGAGGTTTTATGGTTTACAGAAAATCAAATGGTGATGTGGGTGCACTTGACTATAGAGAGAAGGCACCTCTTTCAGCTACTGCGGATATGTACCTCGATTCACTGGGAAATGTTATCCCGGGACTAAGTACCAGGGGAGCAACTGCGGTTGGAGTCCCAGGAACCGTTGCAGGGGTCTTTGAAGTTCATGAAAAAATGGGCAGCCTGCCATTGGAGAAGTTACTTGAACCTGTCATTGCCCTTGCAGAAAGAGGGGTTATTGTGACTGAGAATCAGGAAAACCGATTGGAGCGATACCGGGATCAAATCATAGAAATAAGTGGGGAAGAAACCTTCTTTTTTACTAAGTGCCGCGTTGGTGATACTCTTAAATACCCAAGTCTGGCCAATACACTCAGACGAATAAAAAACAATGGCCGGGATGAATTTTACAAGGGGGAAACGGCTAAAAAACTAGCTGCATTTATCCAGGAAAGAGGAGGATATCTCACAGAGGAAGATCTTGCAAAATACCAGGCGGTCTGGAGACAACCGGTCATATTTAATTACAAAGACCTTCGTATCATTAGTATGAGTCCGCCCAGCAGTGGCGGTGTGACGATCAATCAGATTTTTAAAATGATCGAACCTTATGATATTGGTGACTACGAGCATAATTCGGGGGAAGCGATACAACTCTTAACAGAATCGTTTCGGCGTGCCTATGCCGATAGGAATTTTTATTTGGGGGATCCCGACTTTGTGGAGATTCCACTCGATTTCTTGCTTAAAGAAGATTATCTGCATCAGCGTATGTCAGATTTCACATTTGATAAAGCCACTAAATCAGAATCCGTCTCTCACGGCACCGTGGAGATCCTTGAGAGCGCCGAAACCACACATTATTCAATCGTAGATGAAATGGGAAATGCAGTATCGGTGACCACAACCCTCAACGGAGCTTATGGCTCTAAACTTTATTGTGATGAGCTCGGCTTTTTCCTGAATAATGAAATGGATGATTTTAGTTCTAAACCCGGGACGCCAAATATGTTTGGCCTTATCGGAGCGGAAGCGAATAGTATTGCGCCGGAGAAGAGAATGTTGAGCAGTATGACTCCCACCATTGTGGAAAAAGATGGCAAGCTTTGGCTGGTAGTGGGTACTCCGGGAGGTTCCACGATAATCACTGCAGTAGCCCAGACCATTTTGAATACCTATGAGTTCAACCTAAGTATGCAAGAGGCTGTGGAGGCACCCAGGTTTCACCACCAGTGGCTCCCTGACTATATTATTTTTGAACCTGATGGATTCCCTGAAGAAACTAAGGAATTTCTGAGGTCTAAAGGATATTTGATCAATGAAGAAAGAACGCCTGTTATAGGCAAAGTAGATGCTATCAGGATATTGCCTGACGGAAGAATGGAAGGTGGAGCAGATCCTCGTGGAGATGACACGGCAGTTGGGTATTAA